One Brassica napus cultivar Da-Ae chromosome A1, Da-Ae, whole genome shotgun sequence genomic region harbors:
- the LOC106354546 gene encoding uncharacterized protein LOC106354546 isoform X1, giving the protein MFRLRYNLLRSCNRRLFHRLPRTFSSSPTGSSLNLKPSPPNHPSRCPPPTIHSLSQPSSFSKKKSVLALSAAALIAYAAAYTPDHDQSDGGNSRIYDSIERWVQKSGTSLRRVVHHARQTGVAASVLWQSLRSVLSSANHEVRAGFELRVAALLADIASASAARRAALVGAGGGAVVDWLLETVAIPGDRIGAQDEAARALAYLIADPTVRKEALGRPDAVPKLLKFIFSCQPKNKKHSRRSSFDISDSLKGRSMLVTAIMDIVTSNCDTIEKTSFKSSLPGNAKMRDIAAAIQVIEEGGMYFDETEEDDDSDDGNSGIKGIGIKILEGTTVLGLSRTSGLAPLGGVNTNADEEVPKTFALISKHDNSSQANLSSAVIPGLWDDLHCQHVAVPFAVWALANWAMASDTNRSHIQELDRDGQVVMTALMAPERTVKWHGSLVARLLLEDPNLPLSDSVSDWSSSLLATISHASKTEDIPLAQVALSAFLVSVDKSDEARKMVMEKGLHLMRDSARKTKKHKEVQEGLSKALELLCAGEMHLSLEESQKWSGILLSWVLGKVASDTVQSSARRILSSTFEDYGPHSIPISQGWLTLIMNEILNYSKMLSAKGASLPKTEKPKVDLSKVASATLSTNQLAGAVVNLAMAQLGTVPDSINSVPLADLLLSEPFALPIKNLKKDNPPKFNAAESALATLKSVKSLTEVCVEDSICQNKIVDFGILCLLRRFLLSDDYEKLGAIEAYDASRSLEARERAPDSVGESSITDIQDPSSVKVPASAHIRRHAARLLTILSLLPKVQKIILADETWCKWLDDCARGRISGCTDPKTQSYARASLLNIYCNQQGDSGSGNGGSSKPDISNMNTNCPRYGDMIFLINPGLAHWKCPEKEQQSGKKNGSSSEGEATNAADTVRDHVVDASDLSSSMDPSSSGSRVHDPEFDVIFLHGLRGGPFKTWRIAEDKSSTKSGLVEKIDQEAGKLGTFWPSEWLSNDFPQARLFTLKYKTNLTEWSGASLPLQEVSSMILEKLVSAGIGDRPVVFVTHSMGGLVVKQILHKAKEEKLDKLVKNTAGVIFYSCPHFGSKLADMPWRMGLVLRPAPSIGELRSGSPRLVELNDLLRQLHKKGIVEVLSFCETKVTPIVEGYGGWAFRMEIVPIESAYPGFGELVVLESTDHINSCKPLSRSDPSYTEALQFLRKLSSQRSRSNVKPEAGMHD; this is encoded by the exons atgtTTCGTCTCCGTTACAATCTTCTCCGATCTTGTAACCGCCGTCTCTTCCACCGTCTCCCCCGAACTTTCTCCTCCTCACCAACCGGTTCCTCCTTGAATCTCAAACCTTCTCCTCCCAATCACCCATCGCGATGCCCTCCCCCTACGATCCACAGCCTCTCCCAACCTTCTTCCTTCTCTAAGAAAAAATCAGTTCTCGCTCTCTCCGCCGCAGCTCTAATCGCCTACGCCGCTGCTTACACCCCCGATCACGACCAATCGGACGGCGGAAACAGCCGAATCTACGATTCAATCGAGCGCTGGGTTCAGAAGTCCGGAACCTCGCTGAGGAGAGTCGTTCACCACGCGAGACAGACCGGCGTCGCGGCGTCCGTTCTGTGGCAGTCGCTCAGGTCGGTGCTCTCGTCGGCCAATCATGAAGTGCGCGCGGGGTTCGAGCTCCGTGTCGCTGCTCTTTTGGCGGATATTGCTTCCGCGAGTGCTGCTCGAAGAGCAGCGCTCGTTGGAGCTGGCGGAGGTGCGGTGGTTGATTGGTTGCTGGAGACTGTGGCTATCCCTGGAGATAGAATTGGGGCGCAGGACGAAGCGGCTAGGGCTCTGGCTTACCTTATTGCTGATCCGACGGTGCGTAAAGAGGCTCTAGGGAGGCCTGATGCTGTGCCTAAGTTGCTTAAGTTCATATTCTCGTGTCAACCAAAGAACAAAAAG CATTCAAGACGTTCTTCATTCGATATTTCTGATTCTTTGAAAGGTAGGAGCATGCTCGTGACTGCCATTATGGATATCGTCACTTCCAACTGCGACACAATAGAAAAGACTTCTTTTAAGTCATCGTTGCCTGGAAATGCTAAGATGAGAGATATTGCTGCCGCGATTCAAGTGATCGAGGAAGGTGGTATGTATTTTGACGAGacggaagaagatgatgacagTGACGATGGAAATAGCGGGATTAAGGGGATTGGGATTAAAATCCTTGAAGGAACCACGGTTCTGGGACTATCAAGAACCAGTGGGCTTGCGCCCTTGGGTGGTGTAAATACTAATGCAGATGAGGAAGTTCCTAAAACATTTGCATTGATAAGTAAACATGATAATTCCTCGCAAGCTAATTTGTCATCGGCCGTGATTCCTGGCCTTTGGGATGATTTACATTGTCAACATGTCGCGGTGCCATTTGCTGTGTGGGCGTTGGCAAACTGGGCGATGGCTTCTGATACAAATAGATCTCATATTCAAGAACTTGATCGTGACGGGCAAGTTGTCATGACAGCCTTGATGGCACCTGAGAGGACTGTAAAATGGCATGGGAGTTTGGTGGCTCGGTTGTTGTTGGAAGATCCTAATCTCCCACTAAGCGATTCTGTTTCCGACTGGAGTTCGAGTTTGCTTGCCACTATTTCACATGCCAGTAAAACTGAGGATATCCCTTTGGCTCAAGTTGCGTTGTCAGCCTTTTTAGTCTCTGTTGACAAAAGTGACGAAGCACGGAAGATGGTGATGGAGAAGGGTCTTCATCTGATGAGAGACAGTGCTAGGAAAACGAAGAAGCACAAAGAAGTGCAAGAAGGTTTGTCAAAGGCTCTTGAATTACTCTGTGCTGGTGAGATGCATTTATCTCTTGAAGAGAGTCAGAAATGGTCCGGCATACTACTCTCGTGGGTTCTTGGAAAGGTTGCATCTGACACTGTTCAATCTTCAGCAAGAAGAATCCTTTCAAGCACTTTTGAGGATTACGGACCACACTCTATCCCAATTTCTCAAGGATGGTTAACCCTTATAATGAATGAGATTTTGAACTACAGCAAGATGTTGTCAGCTAAAGGAGCTAGCCTTCCTAAAACTGAGAAACCAAAG GTAGATCTGTCAAAAGTTGCTTCTGCTACTCTGTCAACCAATCAGCTAGCAGGTGCTGTTGTTAATCTTGCCATGGCTCAACTGGGTACAGTCCCTGATTCTATCAATAGTGTTCCACTGGCAGATCTGCTCCTTTCAGAGCCTTTTGCGCTACCTATTAAGAACTTAAAGAAGGACAACCCCCCTAAATTTAATGCTGCCGAGTCTGCATTGGCAACCCTTAAGTCAGTCAAGTCACTGACTGAAGTTTGCGTTGAGGATTCTATATGCCAGAACAAAATAGTTGATTTTGGTATTCTTTGTTTGCTAAGGCGCTTTCTGCTAAGTGATGACTATGAAAAGCTAGGTGCAATAGAAGCTTATGATGCATCCAGATCCCTAGAGGCTCGAGAGCGTGCTCCGGATAGTGTTGGTGAATCTTCAATCACAGATATACAGGATCCATCTAGTGTGAAAGTCCCAGCTAGTGCACACATACGAAGGCATGCTGCTAGATTGCTAACCATTCTTTCGCTTCTTCCCAAAGTCCAGAAGATCATCTTAGCTGATGAAACATGGTGCAAATGGCTTGATGATTGTGCAAGAGGAAGAATTTCCGGTTGCACTGACCCTAAGACACAAAGTTATGCGAGGGCTTCTCTGTTAAACATATATTGTAATCAGCAAGGTGATAGTGGATCTGGAAATGGTGGCAGTTCCAAGCCAGACATCTCAAACATGAACACTAACTGTCCTCGCTATGGAGACATGATATTTCTGATTAATCCCGGACTAGCCCATTGGAAATGTCCTGAAAAAGAACAACAAAGTGGTAAGAAGAACGGATCTTCAAGTGAAGGTGAAGCAACAAATGCTGCTGATACAGTCAGAGATCATGTTGTTGATGCTAGCGATTTGTCTAGCTCCATGGATCCCTCCAGTAGTGGTTCACGTGTGCATGATCCTGAATTTGATGTTATCTTTCTTCATGGATTGCGTGGTGGGCCCTTTAAAACTTGGCGAATAGCTGAGGATAAGTCCTCTACAAAATCTGGCTTAGTGGAGAAGATTGACCAGGAAGCAGGAAAGCTCGGAACATTTTGGCCGAGTGAGTGGCTTTCAAATGATTTCCCTCAAGCTCGCTTGTTTACCCTTAAATACAAG ACAAACCTCACGGAATGGTCTGGAGCTAGCTTGCCTCTTCAG GAGGTTAGCTCTATGATATTGGAAAAGTTGGTCTCAGCAGGCATTGGAGATCGACCTGTTGTTTTCGTGACTCACAG TATGGGAGGCCTTGTTGTGAAGCAGATTCTACACAAAGCAAAGGAAGAAAAACTCGATAAACTAGTGAAAAACACCGCTGGGGTT ATATTCTACAGCTGCCCACATTTTGGTAGCAAGTTAGCAGATATGCCATGGCGGATGGGTCTTGTGTTACGCCCGGCTCCATCT ATAGGGGAGCTACGAAGTGGTTCCCCAAGACTAGTGGAGCTAAATGACTTGCTTCGCCAGCTACACAAGAAAGGGATTGTAGAAGTCCTTAGTTTCTGTGAG ACAAAAGTAACCCCAATAGTGGAAGGTTACGGAGGATGGGCTTTTCGGATGGAGATTGTGCCAATTGAATCAGCATACCCAGGATTTGGTGAACTTGTT GTGTTGGAGTCAACAGACCATATAAACTCATGTAAACCACTGAGCCGCTCGGATCCTTCATATACTGAGGCGTTGCAGTTCCTGCGCAAGCTCAGCTCGCAGCGGTCAAGATCAAATGTTAAACCAGAAGCTGGGATGCACGATTGA
- the LOC106354546 gene encoding uncharacterized protein LOC106354546 isoform X3 produces the protein MLVTAIMDIVTSNCDTIEKTSFKSSLPGNAKMRDIAAAIQVIEEGGMYFDETEEDDDSDDGNSGIKGIGIKILEGTTVLGLSRTSGLAPLGGVNTNADEEVPKTFALISKHDNSSQANLSSAVIPGLWDDLHCQHVAVPFAVWALANWAMASDTNRSHIQELDRDGQVVMTALMAPERTVKWHGSLVARLLLEDPNLPLSDSVSDWSSSLLATISHASKTEDIPLAQVALSAFLVSVDKSDEARKMVMEKGLHLMRDSARKTKKHKEVQEGLSKALELLCAGEMHLSLEESQKWSGILLSWVLGKVASDTVQSSARRILSSTFEDYGPHSIPISQGWLTLIMNEILNYSKMLSAKGASLPKTEKPKVDLSKVASATLSTNQLAGAVVNLAMAQLGTVPDSINSVPLADLLLSEPFALPIKNLKKDNPPKFNAAESALATLKSVKSLTEVCVEDSICQNKIVDFGILCLLRRFLLSDDYEKLGAIEAYDASRSLEARERAPDSVGESSITDIQDPSSVKVPASAHIRRHAARLLTILSLLPKVQKIILADETWCKWLDDCARGRISGCTDPKTQSYARASLLNIYCNQQGDSGSGNGGSSKPDISNMNTNCPRYGDMIFLINPGLAHWKCPEKEQQSGKKNGSSSEGEATNAADTVRDHVVDASDLSSSMDPSSSGSRVHDPEFDVIFLHGLRGGPFKTWRIAEDKSSTKSGLVEKIDQEAGKLGTFWPSEWLSNDFPQARLFTLKYKTNLTEWSGASLPLQEVSSMILEKLVSAGIGDRPVVFVTHSMGGLVVKQILHKAKEEKLDKLVKNTAGVIFYSCPHFGSKLADMPWRMGLVLRPAPSIGELRSGSPRLVELNDLLRQLHKKGIVEVLSFCETKVTPIVEGYGGWAFRMEIVPIESAYPGFGELVVLESTDHINSCKPLSRSDPSYTEALQFLRKLSSQRSRSNVKPEAGMHD, from the exons ATGCTCGTGACTGCCATTATGGATATCGTCACTTCCAACTGCGACACAATAGAAAAGACTTCTTTTAAGTCATCGTTGCCTGGAAATGCTAAGATGAGAGATATTGCTGCCGCGATTCAAGTGATCGAGGAAGGTGGTATGTATTTTGACGAGacggaagaagatgatgacagTGACGATGGAAATAGCGGGATTAAGGGGATTGGGATTAAAATCCTTGAAGGAACCACGGTTCTGGGACTATCAAGAACCAGTGGGCTTGCGCCCTTGGGTGGTGTAAATACTAATGCAGATGAGGAAGTTCCTAAAACATTTGCATTGATAAGTAAACATGATAATTCCTCGCAAGCTAATTTGTCATCGGCCGTGATTCCTGGCCTTTGGGATGATTTACATTGTCAACATGTCGCGGTGCCATTTGCTGTGTGGGCGTTGGCAAACTGGGCGATGGCTTCTGATACAAATAGATCTCATATTCAAGAACTTGATCGTGACGGGCAAGTTGTCATGACAGCCTTGATGGCACCTGAGAGGACTGTAAAATGGCATGGGAGTTTGGTGGCTCGGTTGTTGTTGGAAGATCCTAATCTCCCACTAAGCGATTCTGTTTCCGACTGGAGTTCGAGTTTGCTTGCCACTATTTCACATGCCAGTAAAACTGAGGATATCCCTTTGGCTCAAGTTGCGTTGTCAGCCTTTTTAGTCTCTGTTGACAAAAGTGACGAAGCACGGAAGATGGTGATGGAGAAGGGTCTTCATCTGATGAGAGACAGTGCTAGGAAAACGAAGAAGCACAAAGAAGTGCAAGAAGGTTTGTCAAAGGCTCTTGAATTACTCTGTGCTGGTGAGATGCATTTATCTCTTGAAGAGAGTCAGAAATGGTCCGGCATACTACTCTCGTGGGTTCTTGGAAAGGTTGCATCTGACACTGTTCAATCTTCAGCAAGAAGAATCCTTTCAAGCACTTTTGAGGATTACGGACCACACTCTATCCCAATTTCTCAAGGATGGTTAACCCTTATAATGAATGAGATTTTGAACTACAGCAAGATGTTGTCAGCTAAAGGAGCTAGCCTTCCTAAAACTGAGAAACCAAAG GTAGATCTGTCAAAAGTTGCTTCTGCTACTCTGTCAACCAATCAGCTAGCAGGTGCTGTTGTTAATCTTGCCATGGCTCAACTGGGTACAGTCCCTGATTCTATCAATAGTGTTCCACTGGCAGATCTGCTCCTTTCAGAGCCTTTTGCGCTACCTATTAAGAACTTAAAGAAGGACAACCCCCCTAAATTTAATGCTGCCGAGTCTGCATTGGCAACCCTTAAGTCAGTCAAGTCACTGACTGAAGTTTGCGTTGAGGATTCTATATGCCAGAACAAAATAGTTGATTTTGGTATTCTTTGTTTGCTAAGGCGCTTTCTGCTAAGTGATGACTATGAAAAGCTAGGTGCAATAGAAGCTTATGATGCATCCAGATCCCTAGAGGCTCGAGAGCGTGCTCCGGATAGTGTTGGTGAATCTTCAATCACAGATATACAGGATCCATCTAGTGTGAAAGTCCCAGCTAGTGCACACATACGAAGGCATGCTGCTAGATTGCTAACCATTCTTTCGCTTCTTCCCAAAGTCCAGAAGATCATCTTAGCTGATGAAACATGGTGCAAATGGCTTGATGATTGTGCAAGAGGAAGAATTTCCGGTTGCACTGACCCTAAGACACAAAGTTATGCGAGGGCTTCTCTGTTAAACATATATTGTAATCAGCAAGGTGATAGTGGATCTGGAAATGGTGGCAGTTCCAAGCCAGACATCTCAAACATGAACACTAACTGTCCTCGCTATGGAGACATGATATTTCTGATTAATCCCGGACTAGCCCATTGGAAATGTCCTGAAAAAGAACAACAAAGTGGTAAGAAGAACGGATCTTCAAGTGAAGGTGAAGCAACAAATGCTGCTGATACAGTCAGAGATCATGTTGTTGATGCTAGCGATTTGTCTAGCTCCATGGATCCCTCCAGTAGTGGTTCACGTGTGCATGATCCTGAATTTGATGTTATCTTTCTTCATGGATTGCGTGGTGGGCCCTTTAAAACTTGGCGAATAGCTGAGGATAAGTCCTCTACAAAATCTGGCTTAGTGGAGAAGATTGACCAGGAAGCAGGAAAGCTCGGAACATTTTGGCCGAGTGAGTGGCTTTCAAATGATTTCCCTCAAGCTCGCTTGTTTACCCTTAAATACAAG ACAAACCTCACGGAATGGTCTGGAGCTAGCTTGCCTCTTCAG GAGGTTAGCTCTATGATATTGGAAAAGTTGGTCTCAGCAGGCATTGGAGATCGACCTGTTGTTTTCGTGACTCACAG TATGGGAGGCCTTGTTGTGAAGCAGATTCTACACAAAGCAAAGGAAGAAAAACTCGATAAACTAGTGAAAAACACCGCTGGGGTT ATATTCTACAGCTGCCCACATTTTGGTAGCAAGTTAGCAGATATGCCATGGCGGATGGGTCTTGTGTTACGCCCGGCTCCATCT ATAGGGGAGCTACGAAGTGGTTCCCCAAGACTAGTGGAGCTAAATGACTTGCTTCGCCAGCTACACAAGAAAGGGATTGTAGAAGTCCTTAGTTTCTGTGAG ACAAAAGTAACCCCAATAGTGGAAGGTTACGGAGGATGGGCTTTTCGGATGGAGATTGTGCCAATTGAATCAGCATACCCAGGATTTGGTGAACTTGTT GTGTTGGAGTCAACAGACCATATAAACTCATGTAAACCACTGAGCCGCTCGGATCCTTCATATACTGAGGCGTTGCAGTTCCTGCGCAAGCTCAGCTCGCAGCGGTCAAGATCAAATGTTAAACCAGAAGCTGGGATGCACGATTGA
- the LOC106354546 gene encoding uncharacterized protein LOC106354546 isoform X2, whose protein sequence is MLCLSCLSSYSRVNQRTKRSMLVTAIMDIVTSNCDTIEKTSFKSSLPGNAKMRDIAAAIQVIEEGGMYFDETEEDDDSDDGNSGIKGIGIKILEGTTVLGLSRTSGLAPLGGVNTNADEEVPKTFALISKHDNSSQANLSSAVIPGLWDDLHCQHVAVPFAVWALANWAMASDTNRSHIQELDRDGQVVMTALMAPERTVKWHGSLVARLLLEDPNLPLSDSVSDWSSSLLATISHASKTEDIPLAQVALSAFLVSVDKSDEARKMVMEKGLHLMRDSARKTKKHKEVQEGLSKALELLCAGEMHLSLEESQKWSGILLSWVLGKVASDTVQSSARRILSSTFEDYGPHSIPISQGWLTLIMNEILNYSKMLSAKGASLPKTEKPKVDLSKVASATLSTNQLAGAVVNLAMAQLGTVPDSINSVPLADLLLSEPFALPIKNLKKDNPPKFNAAESALATLKSVKSLTEVCVEDSICQNKIVDFGILCLLRRFLLSDDYEKLGAIEAYDASRSLEARERAPDSVGESSITDIQDPSSVKVPASAHIRRHAARLLTILSLLPKVQKIILADETWCKWLDDCARGRISGCTDPKTQSYARASLLNIYCNQQGDSGSGNGGSSKPDISNMNTNCPRYGDMIFLINPGLAHWKCPEKEQQSGKKNGSSSEGEATNAADTVRDHVVDASDLSSSMDPSSSGSRVHDPEFDVIFLHGLRGGPFKTWRIAEDKSSTKSGLVEKIDQEAGKLGTFWPSEWLSNDFPQARLFTLKYKTNLTEWSGASLPLQEVSSMILEKLVSAGIGDRPVVFVTHSMGGLVVKQILHKAKEEKLDKLVKNTAGVIFYSCPHFGSKLADMPWRMGLVLRPAPSIGELRSGSPRLVELNDLLRQLHKKGIVEVLSFCETKVTPIVEGYGGWAFRMEIVPIESAYPGFGELVVLESTDHINSCKPLSRSDPSYTEALQFLRKLSSQRSRSNVKPEAGMHD, encoded by the exons ATGCTGTGCCTAAGTTGCTTAAGTTCATATTCTCGTGTCAACCAAAGAACAAAAAG GAGCATGCTCGTGACTGCCATTATGGATATCGTCACTTCCAACTGCGACACAATAGAAAAGACTTCTTTTAAGTCATCGTTGCCTGGAAATGCTAAGATGAGAGATATTGCTGCCGCGATTCAAGTGATCGAGGAAGGTGGTATGTATTTTGACGAGacggaagaagatgatgacagTGACGATGGAAATAGCGGGATTAAGGGGATTGGGATTAAAATCCTTGAAGGAACCACGGTTCTGGGACTATCAAGAACCAGTGGGCTTGCGCCCTTGGGTGGTGTAAATACTAATGCAGATGAGGAAGTTCCTAAAACATTTGCATTGATAAGTAAACATGATAATTCCTCGCAAGCTAATTTGTCATCGGCCGTGATTCCTGGCCTTTGGGATGATTTACATTGTCAACATGTCGCGGTGCCATTTGCTGTGTGGGCGTTGGCAAACTGGGCGATGGCTTCTGATACAAATAGATCTCATATTCAAGAACTTGATCGTGACGGGCAAGTTGTCATGACAGCCTTGATGGCACCTGAGAGGACTGTAAAATGGCATGGGAGTTTGGTGGCTCGGTTGTTGTTGGAAGATCCTAATCTCCCACTAAGCGATTCTGTTTCCGACTGGAGTTCGAGTTTGCTTGCCACTATTTCACATGCCAGTAAAACTGAGGATATCCCTTTGGCTCAAGTTGCGTTGTCAGCCTTTTTAGTCTCTGTTGACAAAAGTGACGAAGCACGGAAGATGGTGATGGAGAAGGGTCTTCATCTGATGAGAGACAGTGCTAGGAAAACGAAGAAGCACAAAGAAGTGCAAGAAGGTTTGTCAAAGGCTCTTGAATTACTCTGTGCTGGTGAGATGCATTTATCTCTTGAAGAGAGTCAGAAATGGTCCGGCATACTACTCTCGTGGGTTCTTGGAAAGGTTGCATCTGACACTGTTCAATCTTCAGCAAGAAGAATCCTTTCAAGCACTTTTGAGGATTACGGACCACACTCTATCCCAATTTCTCAAGGATGGTTAACCCTTATAATGAATGAGATTTTGAACTACAGCAAGATGTTGTCAGCTAAAGGAGCTAGCCTTCCTAAAACTGAGAAACCAAAG GTAGATCTGTCAAAAGTTGCTTCTGCTACTCTGTCAACCAATCAGCTAGCAGGTGCTGTTGTTAATCTTGCCATGGCTCAACTGGGTACAGTCCCTGATTCTATCAATAGTGTTCCACTGGCAGATCTGCTCCTTTCAGAGCCTTTTGCGCTACCTATTAAGAACTTAAAGAAGGACAACCCCCCTAAATTTAATGCTGCCGAGTCTGCATTGGCAACCCTTAAGTCAGTCAAGTCACTGACTGAAGTTTGCGTTGAGGATTCTATATGCCAGAACAAAATAGTTGATTTTGGTATTCTTTGTTTGCTAAGGCGCTTTCTGCTAAGTGATGACTATGAAAAGCTAGGTGCAATAGAAGCTTATGATGCATCCAGATCCCTAGAGGCTCGAGAGCGTGCTCCGGATAGTGTTGGTGAATCTTCAATCACAGATATACAGGATCCATCTAGTGTGAAAGTCCCAGCTAGTGCACACATACGAAGGCATGCTGCTAGATTGCTAACCATTCTTTCGCTTCTTCCCAAAGTCCAGAAGATCATCTTAGCTGATGAAACATGGTGCAAATGGCTTGATGATTGTGCAAGAGGAAGAATTTCCGGTTGCACTGACCCTAAGACACAAAGTTATGCGAGGGCTTCTCTGTTAAACATATATTGTAATCAGCAAGGTGATAGTGGATCTGGAAATGGTGGCAGTTCCAAGCCAGACATCTCAAACATGAACACTAACTGTCCTCGCTATGGAGACATGATATTTCTGATTAATCCCGGACTAGCCCATTGGAAATGTCCTGAAAAAGAACAACAAAGTGGTAAGAAGAACGGATCTTCAAGTGAAGGTGAAGCAACAAATGCTGCTGATACAGTCAGAGATCATGTTGTTGATGCTAGCGATTTGTCTAGCTCCATGGATCCCTCCAGTAGTGGTTCACGTGTGCATGATCCTGAATTTGATGTTATCTTTCTTCATGGATTGCGTGGTGGGCCCTTTAAAACTTGGCGAATAGCTGAGGATAAGTCCTCTACAAAATCTGGCTTAGTGGAGAAGATTGACCAGGAAGCAGGAAAGCTCGGAACATTTTGGCCGAGTGAGTGGCTTTCAAATGATTTCCCTCAAGCTCGCTTGTTTACCCTTAAATACAAG ACAAACCTCACGGAATGGTCTGGAGCTAGCTTGCCTCTTCAG GAGGTTAGCTCTATGATATTGGAAAAGTTGGTCTCAGCAGGCATTGGAGATCGACCTGTTGTTTTCGTGACTCACAG TATGGGAGGCCTTGTTGTGAAGCAGATTCTACACAAAGCAAAGGAAGAAAAACTCGATAAACTAGTGAAAAACACCGCTGGGGTT ATATTCTACAGCTGCCCACATTTTGGTAGCAAGTTAGCAGATATGCCATGGCGGATGGGTCTTGTGTTACGCCCGGCTCCATCT ATAGGGGAGCTACGAAGTGGTTCCCCAAGACTAGTGGAGCTAAATGACTTGCTTCGCCAGCTACACAAGAAAGGGATTGTAGAAGTCCTTAGTTTCTGTGAG ACAAAAGTAACCCCAATAGTGGAAGGTTACGGAGGATGGGCTTTTCGGATGGAGATTGTGCCAATTGAATCAGCATACCCAGGATTTGGTGAACTTGTT GTGTTGGAGTCAACAGACCATATAAACTCATGTAAACCACTGAGCCGCTCGGATCCTTCATATACTGAGGCGTTGCAGTTCCTGCGCAAGCTCAGCTCGCAGCGGTCAAGATCAAATGTTAAACCAGAAGCTGGGATGCACGATTGA